AACCGGGCGACCCTGCTGTCCTGGCCGGGGCGATGAGAGAACTGGCGGGGCAAGGCGAAACGCGCCGTCGGCTGGCGCAGCATGCCTTTGAGGATGTCTGCGCCAGGTTCAGCGCCAGGCACATGGCCGAGCAATATCAACGGGTGTATCAAGAAGTCCTGGGATAAATCTTTCAATGAGAATTCTTTTTATCGCCCCGCGCTGTCCGCTGCCGGCGGATACCGGCGGGAAAATCCGGACGCTCAATATCCTCAAGCAGGTGGCCAGGCGCTGTGAGGTTCACTTCGTTTATTTTGCCTTTGAGGAAACGGACGCCCGCCAGACTGAGGAGTTCCGGAGGATGAACGTCGCGACCACGGCTGTCTCGGTTTCCGAGACGGGGCTGATGGGCAAGGCCTGGTCGGTGATCGCGGACCCCATGCCGTATTCCACCAGGAAATACCTTTCCCGGGCCATGGCCAGGGCGGTGGAAGCGCTGGTGAGGTCCCAGAAGTTCGATTTTGTCCATGTGGACCATATCCATATGGCGCATTACCGTGCCCAGTGCGCGGATGCCCCGTGCCTTGTGGATGAGCACAACGTCGAGTATAAAATTTTGGAGCGATGCGCGCTTGTTGAGAAATCTTTGTTAAAAAGAGCGTTGTACGGTTTGCAGGCCGCGAAGATGCGGCGGTTTGAGGCGCGGGCCATTGCGGGATTCCAAGCCTGCGCGGCTGTGTCCGAGGATGACGCCGCTCTCCTGCGCCAGTTGTGCCGGGGAGAGGTCCCCGTTTATGTGATCCCGAACGGGGTGGATACGGAATACTTTCAGTCAGAAGTCAGAGGTCAGCAACCAGAGGAGGAGGCGCTGGTTTTTACCGGGTCCATGGACTGGCTGCCCAACGACGACGCGATGGCGTATTTTATTCAGGACATCCTGCCGCTGGTATGGAAGGCCAGGCCGTCGGTCAAACTTTACATCGTCGGAAAGGATCCGTCCGAGCAACTACGCCAGTGGGCCCGGCAGGATTCCCGGATTGTCGTGACCGGGCGGGTGGAGGATGTGAGGCCGTTCATGGACAGGGCAGCGGTTTTTATCACGCCGTTGAGGATCGGCGGAGGCACGCGCCTGAAGATTTTGGAGGCGATGTCCATGCAAAAAGCGGTCGTTTCCACCACGATCGGCGCGGAAGGGATCGAATACCAGGACGGTGTTCATCTGTCGGTCGCGGATTCGCCGGAGGCGTTCAGGGACAATATCCTGGCCTTGCTGGCTGACGGAAAGCTGAGGAAGTTCCTGGGTGAGCAAGGCCGACGGCTGGTTGTCGGAAAGTACGATTGGAACATCGTGGGGGAGAAGCTGACAAAAATTTACGGAGAACTGATCCATGACAAAAAATAAAAAACGGGCGTGGTTTCCTCTCTTGATCGGGTTCGTGGCCGGCGTTGGGATCGCGGCCGCAGCTGGAGTCGCCGCTTACAATGTCTATCTTGAAGCCAAGAGACCCAAGCGTTACCAGGTCTCTCTTTCAGAGGACATGACGATTCCTTTGCCGGGAGGCGGCCTGGTATACGCGGCCTCCAGTCTGGACAGGATATTCAAGGACGGCCACACGCTTGTGAAACCCGCCATCCGCAAATCCGTGGATGTCTCCGCGGCCCGCCATGAATACGAGTCGTTTCAGGTCGTGGTCAAGGCCGGGGAACAGCCGGTCCGGACGGTTTCCTTGGAGATATCGGATCTGACGGAAGAAAATGGAGAATCGAAGATCGAAAAGGCGAACATTTCCTGGAGGGTCGTCGGGTATGTCCCAACGATCAAACCGTACTACCCGGTGAAATACGTCGGGCTATGGCCCGATCCGCTGATGCCGGCCGCCGCGACCGAGGTGGATCCGGGCTCAACCCAGCCGTTCTGGGTCACCATTTATGTGCCTCCGGACGCGAAAGCCGGGAATTATTCCGGTTTGATCACCGTCAAGGCCGAAGGGGCGTCATCTGTGGAGATCCCGCTGAAACTGCGCGTTTATGATTTCACCCTGCCGGTGGAAAGCCGTTTTAAGACGGCCTTTGATTTCTACGGGCACGAAACGTTTAAGCGTTATCCGCAGGGCGAAAAGGAAAGCGCCGAGGCCTATGACGCGCGGCTGGCCACGATCAATGACAAATTCATCATGGCGATGCTCCGGTACCGTATCAATCCCATTTTGAATATCGACCCGACCAAGGATAGCGAGCTGGCGCTTGTGGACCGTTACCGGGTCCTGGGATTGAACAATTTTTCCATCGGCAAGAGGGGAGGGACGCTCGGCAACAACTGGCCCAAAGATGACGGCGGGATCGAGGGACTGCTGGGGCTTTACAGGACTTATGGGGAAATGTTAAAGCTGAATAAATTTCTTCCCTACACTTATATCTACACTTGGGACGAGGGCAAGCTCGGCAACCCGGACGTTGCCAAGCTTTGCTCCATGATTCACCGGGCTTATCCGGGGTTGAAAAATATGGTTTGTTATCACGGCTTCTGGGACCCTGACAAGCACCCCGGGTGGGGCAAGGATATCGATATTTGGACTTTTCAGATTGATAATTTTAATTTGGAAAAAATGCGCAAATTGACCGACCTCGGCCTGGAGATATGGATGTATATCTCGGGACCGGGCGGATACGGGACCCCGAACCTCGCGATGGATTTCGATTCCATGGATTACCGGATCGTTCCCTGGCTCTGCTGGAAATACGATATCAAGGGGTTTCTGTACTGGTGCGTGAACTGGTGGCCGAAGGTGGATCCCTTCAAGAACGCCCAGAATTCCAAGTGGGAGCAGAACGCAAACGGCCTGCTGCTGTATCCGGGAGAGGACGGCCCCATCGCTTCTTTGCGCATTGAGATCTTCCGGGACGGGATGGAAGATTATGAATATATCCAGGCGCTTCTGGATAAAATGAAGATCATCAAGCGGCAGAAATTGGCCGGGCCTTTTGAAAAGTTTTATGATCAGAGCAAGTCTCTCCTCACGGTTGATGCCAAGATCGCCGAGGCCATGGACAAATTCACCAGGGACGGGGAAGTGCTCAAGGCCCGGCGTAACGCGATCGCGGAAAAGATCGAGGAATTTGACCGGTTTTACAAGGCCCAGACCGATCCCGTCCCGCAGCCATAGGATTTAATATGAATAGAGATACTCTTAAATATTTTGTGATAGGTTTTTTAGGAGGAGTTTTCATCATCGGCCTTGGCGGGGCGGCTTACGTGAAAGGCTTCCGGACCTCCCCCAAGCAGATCCTGGCGAATCTTTCTAAGGCCAAGCGTTCCGTTCAAAATGCGTTTCCCTGGCCTTCTGCGTCTTACCGGCGCGTGATTAAGGAAGATTTTACCCAGCCGGTTGACGCGGTCAGCGGCCAAAGTTTCGGCAAGGAAGGCCAGTTGACCTTTGAATTGTTCCGGGAAGGGAC
The sequence above is a segment of the Candidatus Omnitrophota bacterium genome. Coding sequences within it:
- a CDS encoding glycosyltransferase; protein product: MRILFIAPRCPLPADTGGKIRTLNILKQVARRCEVHFVYFAFEETDARQTEEFRRMNVATTAVSVSETGLMGKAWSVIADPMPYSTRKYLSRAMARAVEALVRSQKFDFVHVDHIHMAHYRAQCADAPCLVDEHNVEYKILERCALVEKSLLKRALYGLQAAKMRRFEARAIAGFQACAAVSEDDAALLRQLCRGEVPVYVIPNGVDTEYFQSEVRGQQPEEEALVFTGSMDWLPNDDAMAYFIQDILPLVWKARPSVKLYIVGKDPSEQLRQWARQDSRIVVTGRVEDVRPFMDRAAVFITPLRIGGGTRLKILEAMSMQKAVVSTTIGAEGIEYQDGVHLSVADSPEAFRDNILALLADGKLRKFLGEQGRRLVVGKYDWNIVGEKLTKIYGELIHDKK
- a CDS encoding DUF6067 family protein yields the protein MTKNKKRAWFPLLIGFVAGVGIAAAAGVAAYNVYLEAKRPKRYQVSLSEDMTIPLPGGGLVYAASSLDRIFKDGHTLVKPAIRKSVDVSAARHEYESFQVVVKAGEQPVRTVSLEISDLTEENGESKIEKANISWRVVGYVPTIKPYYPVKYVGLWPDPLMPAAATEVDPGSTQPFWVTIYVPPDAKAGNYSGLITVKAEGASSVEIPLKLRVYDFTLPVESRFKTAFDFYGHETFKRYPQGEKESAEAYDARLATINDKFIMAMLRYRINPILNIDPTKDSELALVDRYRVLGLNNFSIGKRGGTLGNNWPKDDGGIEGLLGLYRTYGEMLKLNKFLPYTYIYTWDEGKLGNPDVAKLCSMIHRAYPGLKNMVCYHGFWDPDKHPGWGKDIDIWTFQIDNFNLEKMRKLTDLGLEIWMYISGPGGYGTPNLAMDFDSMDYRIVPWLCWKYDIKGFLYWCVNWWPKVDPFKNAQNSKWEQNANGLLLYPGEDGPIASLRIEIFRDGMEDYEYIQALLDKMKIIKRQKLAGPFEKFYDQSKSLLTVDAKIAEAMDKFTRDGEVLKARRNAIAEKIEEFDRFYKAQTDPVPQP